The proteins below are encoded in one region of Poecile atricapillus isolate bPoeAtr1 chromosome 19, bPoeAtr1.hap1, whole genome shotgun sequence:
- the LOC131586237 gene encoding zinc finger protein 3-like, whose protein sequence is MGAAGALCPGLGAAAEGAEHAGSPRAGACSARLRGCIVSPEPHGDRPDQQGWQGKRQWGQQKRAVPELGVLPKPADVGSMNKGAQGYPRSLKQGAQTVLTTQDSWVAKVYKCLECGKSFSQSNSLIRHQMIHTGEWAYKCGECGKGFSCSSELIRHQHIHTGERPYECPECGKRFRVSSNLVQHQRIHTDERPFRCPDCGKGFQHNSTLIRHRRIHTGERPYECPQCGKRFTQSSTLTRHQRRHQ, encoded by the exons aTGGGGGCTGCCGGAGctctgtgcccggggctgggcgcgGCTGCCGAGGGAGCGGAGCATGCAGGCTCCCCCCGTGCTGGGGCTTGCTCTGCCCGCCTCAGGGGCTGCATTGTCAGCCCGGAGCCACATGGGGATCGCCCGgaccagcagggctggcagggaaagcGGCAATGGGGGCAGCAGAAAcgggcagtgccagagctgggggtgctcccGAAGCCTGCAGATGTTGGGAGCATGAACAAGGGGGCCCAGGGATACCCCAGGAGCCTGAAACAGGGAGCCCAGACAGTGCTGACCACTCAGGACTCCTGGGTTGCCAAAGTG tacaagtgcttggagtgtgggaagagcttcagccagagcaacagcctgatccgccaccagatgatccacactggggaatgggcctacaagtgtggggaatgtgggaagggcttcagctgcagctctgaactCATCCGTcaccagcacatccacactggggagaggccctacgagtgtcctgagtgtggaAAGAGGTTTCGGGTCAGCTCCAATCTCGTccagcaccagcggattcacacggatgagaggcccttccgctgccccgactgtgggaagggcttccagcacaactccaccctcatcaggcaccggcgcatccacactggggagagaccctacgagtgtccccagtgtgggaaaaGATTCACCCAGAGCTCTACCTTGACcagacaccaacggaggcaccaaTAA